In Pseudonocardia sp. DSM 110487, the sequence TCGGCCACACGGGGGCTGCCGGTCCGGAACTCCTCGGCCGGCATGCCGCCCCACGCGCCGAACTGGAACACGTGGCGGTCGCCGAGCCGGGTGACCGGCCAGCGCAGGCGGCAGTCGGCGACCAGCAGCGTCGCCCCGCGGGGCAGTGTCTCGGTGAGGAAGTCCGTGAATGCCGGGCCGAGCCTGCGGCGTTTGATGCGGAAGTAGGTCATCCGGGCCAGTGACAGCCGGTCCTGGTTGGGGTCGTGCATGTGGTGCAGCGCGACGTCCGGGTTCGCGTCGAGCAGCATGCGGCCGGGGCCGGTACCCGCGGCGAGGCCGTGGCGCGGATCGTCGGGGGCCACCTGCGGCTGGGCCACCGGCAGCAGGAACGTCTGAGGCAGGTACGGGATGCCCACCGCGGCCGCCAGGTGTGCGAGCGCCCCGTTCGACGAGCCGACGATCGCCGCCGGGAACTCCCGCCGCGGGTACTGCCCCACCATCCAGCGCGCCAGCACCTCCGCGTTCACGGCGTGCAGCTCGCCGGGCGGGGCCGCCTCGCTGCCGCTGCCGACGCGGTACACCTGCTCGCGCAGGCGTTCTGGCAGCAGGTTGACGGCCGGGACGACCCGCTCGACCAGCGGGGCGAGCGGCCGCGAGAACGCACCCAGCGCCGGCAGGTCTCGCCCGTGCAGCGCCGCCGCGGTCCCCCGCAGGAACGCCGTCGCCGAGTCGAACTGCGCGATGCTCGCCGTCGCGGGCCGGGTGGTGGGCGCGTCCGGCCCTGGTGGCGGGCCACCGAGGAACGGCCGGATCGCCGCGGAGAGGGGTCCGGGCGCGGAGAAGTTCAGGGCGTGGCCCTGACCGGGCACCACCGCGAGCCTGCCGTCCGGCAGCGCGGCGGTCACCTCCTCCGCCCAGCCCTGTGGCACGACTCGGTCGCGGCCACCGCGCACGACGAGCACGGGACGGGTGATCGCGGGCAGGTCCTCCTCGATCCGGTGGGCGAACGCGTGCCGGGCGGTCCGCGCGACCCGCCGGAGGCCGCACGCGGCGTAGTCCCGCGCGATGACGGCCGCCAGCGCGGGACGCTCGCGGAGGCCGGTGAGCAGCAGGCTGCCGACCTGGCGGGCGACGCCGCGCCCGTCGAACGTCGGGCCGACGAGCACCGCGCGGCTCACCGCCCCCCGTGCGCGGGCCATCGCCGACACCGCCACCTGGCAGCCGATCGAGTTCGCGACGAGGGCGGGCGCGTCGAGGCCTACGGCGTCGATCCAGGCCAGCAGCGCGTCGGCCAGCCCTGGCACGTCGAGCGGCTCGGACGAGGGCTCGCTGCGCCCGAACCCGGGCAGGTCGACCGCGTGCACCCGGAAATGCGGCGCCAGTTCCCGCGCGAGCGGGAGCATGTACCGGCTGGACACCCCGAGGCCGTGCAACAAGACCACCACCGGGGCGTCGTCCGGGCCCCCGACCCTGGCGTGCACGCGCCGCCCGTCGACCCGGGTCCAGGAGCTCCGCGCGCTCATGCCGCCTCTAGGGCCAGCTGCCGCACGGGCGCGCTCCATGAGCCCGGGTCCGCCCAGACGAAGGTGTGCGCCCCGGGCACTTCCACGTACCGGCCCGCGGGCGCGGCAGCGGCCAGGCCGCGGGCCCACTCCGCGGTGCTGAGCCGATCGTCGACGCCGCGGAGTACGAGCAGCGGGACGGTCATCTCGGGCACGGACTCCTCGATGCGGTCGCGCAGGTGCACCCGCACCAGGTGCAGCAGCCCGCGCACGCCCGCCCGGCGCCATTCGTGCAGGTGCGAGCCGGTCAGGCCGGGCGGTTCGTGTTGCCCGTCGAGCCGCCAGCGCACCAGCATCCGCGGCAGCGGCCGGGCGATCGGAGCGACGGTCGGGCTCGCCAGTACCACCGCGACCACCCGGCGTGGCCCGGCCTTGACCGCCGCCCGCGCGGCGACCTGGGTACCGCTGGAGTGCCCCGCCAGCACCACAGGACCGAACTCCGCGGCGTCGAGCCACTCGACGACCGCGGCGGCGTAGCCGGGCACGTCGAGCTTGCGGGTCGGCTCCCCGCTCCCGGCGTACCCCGGCAGCTCGACGAGGTGCGCCCGCGTCCACCGGCCCAGCTCGGCGACAGCGGGCATCAGGTAGTCGGCCACGGCCATGCCCTGCACCAGCACCACTTCGGGTACGCCGGGGCGGGGCTCACCGACGGAGCGGCTGCGCATCCGGCCCGCGGAGGTGTCCCGGTGGCGTTCCAGCGCATCGGGCAGGGGTGGGCCGTCCGTCATGGATCTCGACTACCCGGCCGAGCGGCGATCATCCGGCGGAGTCGCTCGGGGATCGCCGGCGTCAGCAGTCGACGAGCGACGAGGTGGCCGGAGGCTCCCCCCAGGCCCGGTCCCGGGTGCGTCGAGGCGCCGATGTGCCACAGCCGCGGCACCGGCGTCGAGTGGCCTGCGCGCCAGAGGAAGTTCTGGTCCAGCTCGGCAGAACCTGCGTAGGGGTCGCCCGCGATCGCGTTCGGGTTGTACGCCGCGAGGTCGGCGGGGGTGATCACGTCCGTGGCGACCACCAGTTCGCGCAGCCCGGGTGCGTGCGCCGCGACCCGGTCGAGCACGCGATCGGCGTACCCGCGGGCCAGTGCCGCATCCCAGCCTGCCGAGACGTCGAGATCGCCCGCCGCGTCGCCCACCGGCGTGAACGGCACCTCCTGCAGCTGCAGCCACAGCGCGGCCGTCCCCGGCGGCACCCGGGAGGGGTCCAGTACGTGCTGCTGGCCGACCACCACCGTCGGGCGCCGCGGCAGCAGGCCCGCCTCCGCCTCGGCGCAGGCGATCGCCGTTGAGGCCGACCCGTCCGACAGGTGCACGAGCGGCACCGCCGCGAGTGCCGGATCGCGCCACGGCACCGGCCCGGACAGCGCGACGTGCACCTGCATCGCCGCCCGCCCCGGCCGGAAGCGCGCCGCCTCGTCGGCCACCGCGGACGGCACGGCACCGGGCGGCAGCAGCGACCCGTAGAGCGCGGCCGGTGTCACCGACGCGAGCACCGCCCGTTCCGCGGTGATGCTCCAGCGGTCGCCCGCGACCCCGGCGGCCACGCCGTCCACCAGCACGACCCGTTCGGCCCTGCGGCCGGTGTGCACGGTGACGCCCCGCTCGGCCAGCAGCCGCTCCCATGCGGTCACGAAGTTGCCGGCGCCGCCGACCACGACGGGAAGGCCGGCGGCGTGCAGGGTCGCGGCGAAGACCGGCACCATCAGGCCACCGGAGGCGCTGTCGGGCGCGAGACCCGCGTGCAGCAGCCACGGCGCCCAGAGCCGGTCGACCTCGGGGCCCCGGAAGTGGGTGCGCAGCCAGGCCCGTCCGCTGGTCGCGACCTCGCGCGCGTAGGCCGCCAGCTCGCGACGGCCGCCGTCGCGGGCGAGCCCCCACAGGGGGCCGAGCACGCCGGGCGAGTGCAGCTCGCTGCCCAGTAGCCCGCCGATGTGCGCGGCGTGCGCGCCGAACCGCTTGATCGCGGCGCGGTAGGCGTCCCGGTCGGCTGCGTCGGCGAAGCCGGCCACGGTCTGCTCGACGTCGCGGTGGGCGATCGTCACGTCCCCCGCGTCGGACACCGACGCCGCGACCGGACCGTCGGAGTTGGCGTACTCCAGGCCGTGCCGGTGCAGGTCGGCCCCCAGGTCGGCGTACACGGGGCCGGTGACGAAGAGCGGGTGCCACGAGGAGTAGGTGTCGTGCTGGTAGCCCGGCACCGTGCGCTCCTCGCCCGCGACGAACCCGCCGATCCGCTCGTGCTGGTCGACCAGTGCCACCGACCAGCCGCCCCGCGCGAGATGCGCGGCGGCGGCCATGCCGTTGATCCCGGCCCCGACGACGACGGCATCGACATGATCCACGCCATCCAACCTATGCCTTCGTACGATCCCGCGATGGACCTCAGATCGCTCCTGCGGCATGCCGCGGACGTCGCCGCGGACTACCGGGCTTCCCTCCCCGACCGGCCCGTGCAGGCGCCGACCGACCCTGACACGCTGCTGGAGCGGTTCGGCGGGCCGCTGCCCCGCACTCCGACCCCGCCGGCACAGGTCGTCGAGGAGCTCGTCGCCGCGGCCGATGGCGGGCTGATGAGCAGCGCCGGGCCGCGCTACTTCGGCTTCGTCGTCGGCGGCGCACTGCCCGCCGCCACCGCGGCGGACGTGCTCGCCGCCGGGTGGGATCAGGCCGGCTTCAACAACGCGCTCTCCCCAGCGGCGGTGGCCGCCGAGCGCGCCGCGAGCACGTGGCTGCTGGAGCTGCTGGGCCTGCCGGCCACCGCCACGGTGGGGTTCGTGACCGGCGCCCAGGCCGGCAACACCGTGGGGCTGGCCGCAGGCCGCCACCACGTGCTGCGGGCCGCCGGGTGGGACGTCGAGCGCGACGGCCTCCAGGGCGCGCCGCGGGTGCGGATCGTCGCGAGCGAGGAGCGGCACGCCACGATCGACCGGTCCGCGCGCCTGCTCGGCCTCGGCTCCGCCGCGATCGTCCCGGTGGCCGCAGGCCCGAACGGCGCCATCGACGTCGACGACCTGTCCCGCGTGCTCCGGATGGGCCCGGCCGGGCCGACGATCCTGTGCCTGCAGGCCGGCAACGTCAACACCGGCGCTGTCGACGCGCTCCTCGCGGCCACCGCCATCGGCCGCGTGCACGGCGCATGGGTTCACGTCGACGGCGCGTTCGGGCTGTGGGCGGCCGCCGCGCCCGCCCGCTCCCACCTCGTGGACGGCGTCGAGCTGGCCGACTCGTGGTCCTGCGACGGGCACAAGTGGCTGAACGTTCCCTACGACTGCGGCTTCGCGATCTGCGCCCACCCCGACGTGCACGTCGCCGCGATGAACTACACGGCGAGCTACCTCACCGGTTCCGGTGGCCCGGTGCCCATGCCGGGCGACCTCGTGCTCGAGTCGTCGCGGCGCGCCCGCGGCTTCGCCGTGTGGGCCGCCCTGCGGGAGCTCGGGGCCGAGGGGACGGCCGATCTCGTCGAGAGGTGCTGCCGGCTGGCCGCCCGCTTCGCCGCCGGGCTGGCGGACGGCGGATCGGAGATCGCGAACGACGTCGTGCTGAACCAGGTCCTCGTCGGCTTCGGGGGCGACGCCCGCACCGACGCCGTGATCGCCGCGGTGCAGCGCGACGGAACCTGCTGGATGGGTGGCACCACCTGGCGCGGCCGCCGCTACATGCGGATCGCGGTGTCCAACGCGACGACCACCGAGGAGGACGTGGACCGCTCCGTGGCCGCGGTACGTCGAGCGGTCGATCTTGTCTGATGTGTGCGTTAACATCCCGTCCCGCAACGGTGCGAGGGGGAGGTACAGCAATGATGCTGCGGCAGCGGGTGCTGGTGGCGAGCGGATTGGTGCTGGCGTGCACGGTGGCCACCGCTTGTAGCGAGGGCGACCCGGTCAGCACCGAGCGCGGCGGGCCGGGAGCCGAGGTCAAGACGATCGGGCTGATGGTCCAGGACCTGTCCAACCCGTTCTTCCAGTCGATGGCCAACGGGGTGAAGGCCGGGGCGGAGAAGATCGGCGCCACCGTCAACGTGCAGGACGGGCGACAGGACCTCGGCGCCCAGAACGAGCAGATCGACGCGTTGATCCAGCAGCAGATCGACGTGCTGCTGATCAACGCAGTCGACTCCGACGGCATCGGCCCCGCCGTCGAGCGGGCCAAGCAGGCCGGCATCACGGTCGTCGCGGTCGACGTCGCGGCGCGGGGCGCCGAGGCCCAGGTCACGCTCGACAACACCGCGGCCGGCAACCTCGCCTGCACCTACCTGGCCGACCAGATCGGCGGCGCAGGCGACATCCTGCTGATCAACGGCACGCCGATCTCGTCCGTGCAGGACCGGGTCACCGGCTGCAAGCAGGCCCTGCAGGCCTACCCGCAGATCACGATCGTCGCCGAGCAGAACGGCGACAACGGCCGCGCCGAGGCGCTCACCATCGCCACCGACATGCTCACCGCCCACCCGGACGTGAAGGGGATCTTCGGGATCAACGACCCCACGGCCCTGGGTGCCACGCTCGCCGCGCAGCAGGCCGGCATCGGCGGCCTGGTGATCGTCGGCGTCGACGCGTCCCCCGAGGCCGTCGCGGAGCTGCAGAAGCCGGACTCGATGTTCAAGGCCACCGCGGCGCAGGACCCCAACACCCAGGGCGCGATCGCGCTCGAGATGGCCCAGAAGCTGTTCGCAGGCGAGCCGCTCGAGCAGACGAACGTGCTGGTGCCGACCGAGATGATCACGCGCGACAACCTGGCGCAGTACAAGGGCTGGCAGTAGATCCGCGATGAGCGCCCTGGTCGAGATGGAGGGCATCGCCAAGTCGTTCGGTGGTGCCCCCGCCCTGCGGGGCGTCGACTTCGACCTGCGCGCAGGCGAGGTGCACGCCCTCATGGGGGAGAACGGCGCGGGCAAGTCGACCCTGATGAAGGTGCTCGCTGGTGTCCACGCCCCGGACGCAGGCACGATCCGGATCGACGGGGAGCAGGTCACCGTCTCCTCCCCGATCGAGGCGGCCGCCCTCGGGATCGCGATCATCCACCAGGAGCTCAACACCGTCCCAGACATGACGGTCGCCGAGAACCTCGCGCTCGGCGCCGAGCCGCGCACCCGCTGGGGTGGCCTCGACCGCAAGCGGGTGCTGCGCGACGCCGAGGAGAAGCTGGCGCGGGTGCGCGCCGACATCGACCCGCGGCTTCCGATGCGCAGGCTGTCGGTCGGCCGCCAG encodes:
- a CDS encoding pyridoxal-dependent decarboxylase; this translates as MDLRSLLRHAADVAADYRASLPDRPVQAPTDPDTLLERFGGPLPRTPTPPAQVVEELVAAADGGLMSSAGPRYFGFVVGGALPAATAADVLAAGWDQAGFNNALSPAAVAAERAASTWLLELLGLPATATVGFVTGAQAGNTVGLAAGRHHVLRAAGWDVERDGLQGAPRVRIVASEERHATIDRSARLLGLGSAAIVPVAAGPNGAIDVDDLSRVLRMGPAGPTILCLQAGNVNTGAVDALLAATAIGRVHGAWVHVDGAFGLWAAAAPARSHLVDGVELADSWSCDGHKWLNVPYDCGFAICAHPDVHVAAMNYTASYLTGSGGPVPMPGDLVLESSRRARGFAVWAALRELGAEGTADLVERCCRLAARFAAGLADGGSEIANDVVLNQVLVGFGGDARTDAVIAAVQRDGTCWMGGTTWRGRRYMRIAVSNATTTEEDVDRSVAAVRRAVDLV
- a CDS encoding alpha/beta fold hydrolase, with amino-acid sequence MTDGPPLPDALERHRDTSAGRMRSRSVGEPRPGVPEVVLVQGMAVADYLMPAVAELGRWTRAHLVELPGYAGSGEPTRKLDVPGYAAAVVEWLDAAEFGPVVLAGHSSGTQVAARAAVKAGPRRVVAVVLASPTVAPIARPLPRMLVRWRLDGQHEPPGLTGSHLHEWRRAGVRGLLHLVRVHLRDRIEESVPEMTVPLLVLRGVDDRLSTAEWARGLAAAAPAGRYVEVPGAHTFVWADPGSWSAPVRQLALEAA
- a CDS encoding NAD(P)/FAD-dependent oxidoreductase, coding for MDHVDAVVVGAGINGMAAAAHLARGGWSVALVDQHERIGGFVAGEERTVPGYQHDTYSSWHPLFVTGPVYADLGADLHRHGLEYANSDGPVAASVSDAGDVTIAHRDVEQTVAGFADAADRDAYRAAIKRFGAHAAHIGGLLGSELHSPGVLGPLWGLARDGGRRELAAYAREVATSGRAWLRTHFRGPEVDRLWAPWLLHAGLAPDSASGGLMVPVFAATLHAAGLPVVVGGAGNFVTAWERLLAERGVTVHTGRRAERVVLVDGVAAGVAGDRWSITAERAVLASVTPAALYGSLLPPGAVPSAVADEAARFRPGRAAMQVHVALSGPVPWRDPALAAVPLVHLSDGSASTAIACAEAEAGLLPRRPTVVVGQQHVLDPSRVPPGTAALWLQLQEVPFTPVGDAAGDLDVSAGWDAALARGYADRVLDRVAAHAPGLRELVVATDVITPADLAAYNPNAIAGDPYAGSAELDQNFLWRAGHSTPVPRLWHIGASTHPGPGLGGASGHLVARRLLTPAIPERLRRMIAARPGSRDP
- a CDS encoding alpha/beta fold hydrolase yields the protein MSARSSWTRVDGRRVHARVGGPDDAPVVVLLHGLGVSSRYMLPLARELAPHFRVHAVDLPGFGRSEPSSEPLDVPGLADALLAWIDAVGLDAPALVANSIGCQVAVSAMARARGAVSRAVLVGPTFDGRGVARQVGSLLLTGLRERPALAAVIARDYAACGLRRVARTARHAFAHRIEEDLPAITRPVLVVRGGRDRVVPQGWAEEVTAALPDGRLAVVPGQGHALNFSAPGPLSAAIRPFLGGPPPGPDAPTTRPATASIAQFDSATAFLRGTAAALHGRDLPALGAFSRPLAPLVERVVPAVNLLPERLREQVYRVGSGSEAAPPGELHAVNAEVLARWMVGQYPRREFPAAIVGSSNGALAHLAAAVGIPYLPQTFLLPVAQPQVAPDDPRHGLAAGTGPGRMLLDANPDVALHHMHDPNQDRLSLARMTYFRIKRRRLGPAFTDFLTETLPRGATLLVADCRLRWPVTRLGDRHVFQFGAWGGMPAEEFRTGSPRVADYLRRYGVDRRSWDPPPVDGDAPEAEWGFDPALSDDLSELARERGWRLRRVTFDEPAALSPLVAELYRWWYRRRGRPEDRLLVESFVLLDPHLVLATGLVPYWSEFAVEPSADALEKYLDGTRPYAEILLTLFQHGTEGVGVAPADRWRELLGRAGTRGAFLGVDPRLHPRDFGSFGRFHRQLAGMARHTPPAPLTLDELDQFVAGRRDEAITWE
- a CDS encoding ABC transporter substrate-binding protein translates to MMLRQRVLVASGLVLACTVATACSEGDPVSTERGGPGAEVKTIGLMVQDLSNPFFQSMANGVKAGAEKIGATVNVQDGRQDLGAQNEQIDALIQQQIDVLLINAVDSDGIGPAVERAKQAGITVVAVDVAARGAEAQVTLDNTAAGNLACTYLADQIGGAGDILLINGTPISSVQDRVTGCKQALQAYPQITIVAEQNGDNGRAEALTIATDMLTAHPDVKGIFGINDPTALGATLAAQQAGIGGLVIVGVDASPEAVAELQKPDSMFKATAAQDPNTQGAIALEMAQKLFAGEPLEQTNVLVPTEMITRDNLAQYKGWQ